Proteins from one Bufo gargarizans isolate SCDJY-AF-19 chromosome 8, ASM1485885v1, whole genome shotgun sequence genomic window:
- the LOC122944507 gene encoding proline-rich transmembrane protein 2-like isoform X1, producing MATSPADTGPPPEVETTPAEPSEPVCSTTVVVVEEPGPEPEPAQEATVSEVEPSVTIQSKSSSLNDLKAQPAANGGPRAPSLTGSEVRLAQAASNSPRPSLCRQGSTATASAVEAEKPKDYLFIAILSCFCPMWPVNIIGFVYSIMSRNSLQQGDVDGALRLGRVAKLLSIVALVGGLLIITVSCVINFGGKW from the exons ATGGCAACGTCACCAGCAGACACGGGGCCTCCACCTGAAGTTGAGACTACACCAGCAGAACCCTCAGAGCCGGTATGTTCTACCACCGTGGTGGTGGTAGAGGAGCCGGGGCCAGAGCCAGAGCCAGCTCAGGAGGCTACTGTTTCAGAGGTGGAACCATCTGTGACCATCCAATCAAAATCTTCATCTCTCAATGATTTGAAGGCCCAACCAGCTGCCAATGGCGGACCCCGAGCCCCTAGTCTGACAGGCTCAGAAGTACGTCTGGCTCAAGCTGCTTCAAATTCTCCTCGGCCAAGTCTCTGTCGACAAGGGTCTACTGCCACTGCCAGCGCTGTCGAGGCAGAAAAGCCAAAGGACTATCTGTTCATTGCCATTCTGTCTTGCTTTTGTCCTATGTGGCCAGTCAACATCATTGGCTTTGTGTATTCCATCATG TCCCGTAACAGCCTCCAACAAGGTGATGTGGACGGGGCCCTCAGACTGGGACGGGTGGCCAAACTGTTAAGTATTGTGGCGTTGGTGGGTGGACTCCTGATCATCACAGTGTCCTGCGTCATCAACTTTGGAGGTAAGTGGTGA
- the LOC122944507 gene encoding proline-rich transmembrane protein 2-like isoform X2 produces MATSPADTGPPPEVETTPAEPSEPVCSTTVVVVEEPGPEPEPAQEATVSEVEPSVTIQSKSSSLNDLKAQPAANGGPRAPSLTGSEVRLAQAASNSPRPSLCRQGSTATASAVEAEKPKDYLFIAILSCFCPMWPVNIIGFVYSIMSRNSLQQGDVDGALRLGRVAKLLSIVALVGGLLIITVSCVINFGVL; encoded by the exons ATGGCAACGTCACCAGCAGACACGGGGCCTCCACCTGAAGTTGAGACTACACCAGCAGAACCCTCAGAGCCGGTATGTTCTACCACCGTGGTGGTGGTAGAGGAGCCGGGGCCAGAGCCAGAGCCAGCTCAGGAGGCTACTGTTTCAGAGGTGGAACCATCTGTGACCATCCAATCAAAATCTTCATCTCTCAATGATTTGAAGGCCCAACCAGCTGCCAATGGCGGACCCCGAGCCCCTAGTCTGACAGGCTCAGAAGTACGTCTGGCTCAAGCTGCTTCAAATTCTCCTCGGCCAAGTCTCTGTCGACAAGGGTCTACTGCCACTGCCAGCGCTGTCGAGGCAGAAAAGCCAAAGGACTATCTGTTCATTGCCATTCTGTCTTGCTTTTGTCCTATGTGGCCAGTCAACATCATTGGCTTTGTGTATTCCATCATG TCCCGTAACAGCCTCCAACAAGGTGATGTGGACGGGGCCCTCAGACTGGGACGGGTGGCCAAACTGTTAAGTATTGTGGCGTTGGTGGGTGGACTCCTGATCATCACAGTGTCCTGCGTCATCAACTTTGGAG